One genomic window of Caenorhabditis elegans chromosome I includes the following:
- the spe-48 gene encoding UBA domain-containing protein (Confirmed by transcript evidence): MKACRTVEKTGKSSIDETLPFLIQCNLSDKMVILSYSEVCSNLLKMGFPRPQIFEAVAVEKGDQNRALSRLLPNS; encoded by the exons ATGAAAGCATGCCGAACAGTCGAAAAAACCGGGAAAAGCTCCATTGATGAAACGTTGCCGTTCTTGATTCAATGCAATTTAAGCGataaaatg GTTATCCTCTCCTACTCGGAAGTTTGTTCAAATCTCCTCAAAATGGGATTTCCCCGACCCCAAATCTTCGAAGCCGTGGCAGTGGAGAAAGGCGATCAGAATCGAGCATTAAGCCGACTTTTGCCAAATTCCTGA